In Candidatus Sysuiplasma jiujiangense, a single genomic region encodes these proteins:
- a CDS encoding helix-turn-helix domain-containing protein translates to MIMQSLMKEPMNANRLSSELGLNYRTVEHHLRVLAGNGLVAVVGKRYGETYFPSQKVTENGHCIKDVVEKYGGKA, encoded by the coding sequence ATGATCATGCAGAGTTTGATGAAGGAACCCATGAACGCTAATCGACTGAGCAGTGAGCTTGGACTGAACTACAGGACAGTGGAGCATCATCTCAGGGTTCTTGCCGGAAATGGTTTAGTGGCTGTCGTTGGAAAGAGGTACGGGGAGACGTATTTTCCATCACAGAAAGTGACTGAAAACGGTCATTGCATCAAAGATGTAGTGGAAAAATATGGAGGGAAAGCATGA
- a CDS encoding transposase has protein sequence MEGTLKSLLEHTAEGAWKEESTIAIDSSGLLLHGSGSWRSSRYREERKDYGKIHVLSGTDSLMTLAVRTAGTWHDSTQLDQLMNEVPEQSAATAMAAGSAYWNHRCCNSARAAGLQPCFRPKGNAVLPRNISDAFDSMTYYSMRFVNRFRSRYHRMSMAETRHHMEKAIFGERLRCRKPVSRRNEVPAREICHNVRLLAKGARS, from the coding sequence ATGGAGGGTACGCTGAAATCGCTCCTTGAGCATACGGCAGAGGGTGCATGGAAGGAGGAGTCGACCATCGCGATTGACTCATCCGGCCTGCTCCTCCACGGCTCAGGCTCATGGAGGAGCAGCAGGTACAGGGAAGAGAGGAAGGATTACGGCAAGATACATGTGCTCTCCGGCACAGATTCGCTGATGACACTGGCTGTAAGGACAGCAGGCACATGGCATGACAGCACCCAGCTCGATCAGCTCATGAATGAGGTGCCGGAACAATCCGCCGCCACAGCCATGGCGGCCGGCAGTGCTTACTGGAACCACAGATGCTGCAACTCTGCAAGGGCTGCCGGACTGCAGCCCTGTTTCAGGCCGAAGGGCAATGCAGTACTCCCCCGGAATATCAGCGATGCATTCGACAGCATGACATACTACTCGATGAGATTCGTGAACAGGTTCCGGAGCAGATACCACAGAATGAGCATGGCTGAAACACGTCACCACATGGAGAAGGCGATATTCGGTGAGAGGCTCAGGTGCAGGAAACCAGTGAGCAGGAGAAACGAGGTGCCTGCAAGGGAGATATGCCACAATGTCAGGCTGCTCGCAAAGGGTGCCAGATCATGA
- a CDS encoding dihydroorotate dehydrogenase electron transfer subunit, with translation MPTGTLEIAEIREITCEGKDIWTIRYDDTRKAQPGQFVMVWAPGAGEVPMSLSYNARKKGFTFRTIGQTTSYLSKMEVGQRIGIRGVFGNSFKPNGKRMLVVGGGTGIASVVTAAEEFSRKAVVDVVFGARSADELFFCGRMKKYANEFLVSTDDGSEGHRGFATEVAEKLMRSRTYDCLIACGPEIMLYKLAEIAEQNGIKSQIAVERYMKCGFGICDACSIDGYLVCRDGPVFDGSFLLSTNDFGKYRLDPSGLKVRL, from the coding sequence TTGCCCACAGGAACCCTTGAGATTGCCGAAATCAGAGAGATAACATGCGAGGGGAAAGACATCTGGACTATTCGGTATGACGATACCAGGAAAGCACAGCCGGGACAGTTTGTGATGGTTTGGGCGCCGGGAGCAGGGGAGGTCCCCATGTCGCTCTCATACAATGCCAGGAAGAAAGGCTTCACGTTCAGAACGATAGGTCAAACAACATCATATCTGTCAAAGATGGAGGTCGGCCAGAGAATTGGCATCAGAGGAGTCTTTGGCAACAGTTTCAAACCAAATGGAAAGAGGATGCTTGTTGTCGGCGGTGGGACAGGCATAGCTTCGGTTGTAACTGCTGCCGAAGAGTTTTCCAGAAAGGCTGTTGTCGACGTAGTCTTTGGAGCACGAAGCGCTGATGAGTTGTTCTTTTGCGGCAGGATGAAGAAGTATGCGAATGAATTTCTAGTCTCCACGGACGACGGCTCGGAGGGGCACAGAGGGTTTGCCACGGAAGTGGCAGAGAAATTGATGCGGTCGAGAACTTACGATTGCCTTATTGCCTGCGGCCCTGAGATTATGCTCTACAAGCTGGCAGAGATTGCGGAGCAGAACGGGATAAAATCTCAGATCGCTGTGGAGAGATACATGAAATGTGGTTTCGGAATATGCGATGCCTGCTCAATTGACGGTTACCTTGTATGTCGCGACGGTCCGGTGTTTGACGGCTCTTTTCTGCTTTCAACAAATGACTTCGGGAAATACAGACTGGATCCGAGCGGACTCAAAGTCAGGCTGTAA
- a CDS encoding dihydroorotate dehydrogenase gives MEAPELRCEIGKIPIRNPTLLASGILGETAESMYRAYRDGAGAVVTKSIGLEPRIGYRNPTVYVTEEGMVNAMGLPNPGIRNYTDVIRSLVSKGVTVIGSVFGASGDEFSQIASEMEEAGTAAVELNLSCPHAKGVGSEIGSTQEDVSEIVHSVRDAVDIPVWAKLTPNVADIADLAEAAESSGADAIVCINTVKAMAISAKLRMPVLSNKYGGLSGRAIKTIGLRCVYEVYERCSIPVVGVGGIYTGLDAAEYIMAGACAFQIGTAVAEFGSGIFGRVISELSDFMERENLKNIKEMIGIAHRNP, from the coding sequence GTGGAAGCACCGGAATTAAGATGTGAAATCGGGAAAATTCCAATAAGAAACCCAACTCTTCTCGCCAGCGGCATACTTGGCGAGACGGCAGAATCGATGTACAGGGCATACAGGGATGGGGCTGGAGCAGTGGTAACCAAATCTATTGGCCTTGAACCGCGAATCGGTTACAGAAATCCTACAGTTTACGTCACAGAGGAAGGAATGGTCAACGCAATGGGTCTTCCAAACCCTGGAATACGGAATTATACGGATGTGATCCGCTCACTGGTTTCCAAGGGCGTTACGGTTATCGGAAGCGTATTCGGAGCAAGCGGCGATGAGTTTTCACAAATCGCCTCGGAGATGGAGGAAGCCGGGACAGCAGCGGTGGAACTCAACCTGAGCTGCCCCCATGCAAAGGGAGTTGGCTCTGAGATAGGAAGCACACAGGAAGATGTTTCGGAGATTGTTCATTCAGTCAGGGATGCGGTCGATATTCCTGTTTGGGCAAAGCTCACACCCAATGTAGCAGATATTGCAGACCTTGCCGAGGCGGCCGAATCCTCAGGTGCAGATGCGATTGTGTGCATAAACACTGTCAAGGCAATGGCCATATCGGCCAAGTTGAGAATGCCTGTTCTGTCAAACAAATATGGCGGACTCTCAGGAAGGGCGATAAAAACTATCGGCCTAAGATGCGTATATGAAGTTTACGAGAGATGTTCCATTCCAGTTGTTGGAGTGGGAGGAATTTACACGGGACTCGATGCCGCCGAGTATATAATGGCGGGCGCCTGCGCCTTCCAGATCGGAACGGCTGTCGCGGAATTCGGCAGTGGCATTTTCGGCAGGGTGATTTCGGAACTCTCTGACTTCATGGAGAGGGAGAACCTGAAGAACATAAAGGAGATGATCGGAATTGCCCACAGGAACCCTTGA
- the cysS gene encoding cysteine--tRNA ligase, protein MMIYDTMSRGKVKFIPQKQGEVSIYVCGLTVYDSMHVGHAKSFVSFDFIVRYLKFAGYKVNLVVNITDIDDKIIKRANEKGIEALKLSSVYAAEFISDIDSLLIDRAIVYPKASEHIGDIMAMIVYLQENGFAYELEGSIYFDIAKTKDYGKLSGQSISQILSGARVEVNERKRNPADFALWKAAKEGEISWESPWGRGRPGWHIECSAMSMKYLGQTLDIHGGGEDLIFPHHENEIQQSEAYTKKKFANYWMHVGLLNFSGEKMSKSLHNFVTVRELLSKYRPESLRFFFAGSLYRRQSEFGMELLEESEQARRKLEGYVQELLSVESESGSGEELASSMLNSFRELMDDDFNTRDVIAMLFTKLHEARRMKEAGQISGKGAKSIISALKEINGVLRIMNEDAFIRQTLEKEVLLLIERRENARKARRFDEADAIRARLSEMGIVLEDTPEGVRWRKK, encoded by the coding sequence ATGATGATCTATGACACAATGTCTCGCGGCAAGGTGAAATTCATCCCGCAGAAACAGGGAGAAGTAAGCATCTATGTCTGCGGCCTGACAGTATATGATTCAATGCATGTCGGTCATGCAAAGTCATTCGTTTCATTTGATTTCATTGTCAGGTATCTGAAATTTGCTGGCTATAAGGTAAATCTTGTCGTCAACATCACAGATATCGACGACAAGATCATAAAAAGGGCGAATGAGAAGGGAATTGAAGCGCTCAAACTGTCATCGGTGTATGCTGCGGAGTTCATCAGTGATATAGATTCGCTGCTGATCGACAGGGCGATTGTCTATCCTAAGGCAAGTGAACACATCGGCGATATAATGGCAATGATCGTCTATCTGCAGGAAAACGGCTTCGCATATGAGCTTGAAGGGAGCATCTATTTTGATATAGCAAAGACAAAGGACTATGGTAAACTTTCCGGGCAGTCGATCAGCCAGATACTCTCCGGAGCGAGAGTGGAGGTCAATGAGAGAAAGCGGAACCCTGCGGACTTCGCTCTATGGAAGGCGGCAAAAGAGGGGGAAATAAGCTGGGAGAGCCCGTGGGGAAGGGGCAGGCCGGGCTGGCATATCGAGTGCTCTGCAATGTCTATGAAGTATCTCGGACAGACACTCGACATCCATGGCGGGGGTGAGGACCTTATATTCCCCCATCATGAGAACGAAATACAGCAGAGCGAAGCTTACACAAAGAAGAAATTTGCCAATTACTGGATGCATGTCGGCCTGCTCAATTTTTCTGGCGAAAAGATGTCCAAGTCATTACACAATTTTGTGACAGTGCGGGAACTGCTTTCAAAATACAGGCCGGAATCGCTCCGTTTCTTTTTTGCCGGCAGTCTATACCGGAGACAATCGGAATTCGGCATGGAGTTGCTCGAGGAAAGCGAACAGGCCCGCAGAAAATTGGAGGGCTACGTTCAGGAGCTCCTTTCCGTGGAATCCGAGTCAGGTTCGGGTGAGGAACTGGCATCGTCAATGCTGAATTCATTCAGGGAGCTGATGGATGATGATTTCAATACACGCGACGTCATAGCTATGCTCTTCACTAAACTCCATGAAGCAAGAAGAATGAAGGAAGCCGGGCAGATATCCGGAAAGGGGGCGAAGAGCATAATTTCTGCGTTGAAGGAAATCAACGGCGTTCTAAGAATCATGAATGAGGATGCATTTATCAGGCAGACACTGGAAAAAGAAGTCCTCCTCCTCATAGAGCGCAGGGAGAACGCCAGGAAGGCAAGGCGGTTTGATGAAGCGGATGCAATCAGGGCAAGACTGAGCGAAATGGGCATTGTGCTTGAGGACACGCCTGAAGGTGTCAGATGGCGTAAGAAATAG
- a CDS encoding glutamate--tRNA ligase, translating to MTEQMEFEARLLALQNAILHDGKAEVNAVLGRIMAKFKNASAKEAMVLISRVVAEVNSMSLEMQNRELTERAPELLKKEKKEKIQQLRQLEGAGPGFTVRLAPYPSGALHIGNSRMIILNDEYAKKYSGKLLLIYDDTIGSEEKLPQLFSYDLIKEGLEWLGVRWDAEYYKSDRLELFYSWALRLIQEGIAYVCECSAEELRKNRENGNECQHRDRHVDENIALWNRMLSGEFEEGRAVLRAKTDMKHKNPAFRDRVLCRISDRSHPRVGTRYKVWPMLEFSWAVDDIELGMTHVIRGKDLYMEDLMEEFIWGKLGITGPRFEHFGLLRISGVKISKSKSMKEIESGEYSGFDDPRTWSLQSLRSRGIKPEAIRNFILNFGMSLNDITVPVESLYSENRKFLEADANRYFFADTPARIEIENAPDIDYVEVPLHPDRPEKGKRRIDAGRYVYIPSADADRFRGQEIRLKDYCNLVLSGRKGLFTGRDNKNIPRIQWAPVDGAVPCEVVMVDGSKISGFAEPSVKDVAIDVPIQFERFGFVNLRRKGEKLLFYYTHN from the coding sequence ATGACGGAACAAATGGAATTTGAGGCACGTCTTCTCGCCCTCCAGAACGCCATATTGCATGACGGGAAGGCGGAGGTTAACGCAGTTCTGGGCAGAATAATGGCCAAATTCAAGAATGCCAGCGCAAAGGAGGCGATGGTGCTGATATCCAGAGTGGTTGCGGAAGTCAATTCAATGTCTCTGGAAATGCAGAACAGAGAGCTGACCGAAAGAGCGCCTGAACTGCTGAAGAAAGAGAAAAAGGAGAAGATTCAGCAGCTCCGGCAACTTGAGGGCGCAGGCCCCGGCTTCACCGTGAGACTGGCACCATATCCGTCCGGCGCTCTTCACATAGGCAACAGCAGAATGATAATACTGAATGATGAATATGCAAAGAAATACAGCGGAAAATTACTGCTCATCTATGACGACACAATAGGCTCGGAAGAAAAGTTGCCGCAGCTTTTTTCATATGATCTGATAAAGGAAGGGCTGGAATGGCTTGGCGTCAGGTGGGATGCAGAATACTACAAATCAGACAGGCTGGAACTTTTCTACAGTTGGGCTCTGAGGCTAATACAGGAGGGAATAGCATATGTCTGCGAGTGCAGCGCAGAAGAGTTGAGAAAGAACAGAGAAAACGGGAATGAGTGCCAGCACAGAGACCGGCACGTTGACGAAAACATTGCTCTGTGGAATAGAATGCTCTCCGGAGAATTCGAGGAGGGCAGGGCGGTTCTCAGGGCGAAGACGGATATGAAGCACAAGAATCCTGCTTTCAGAGACAGGGTGCTCTGCAGAATTTCAGACAGGAGTCATCCAAGAGTGGGAACAAGATATAAAGTGTGGCCCATGCTCGAATTTTCGTGGGCCGTAGACGACATAGAACTCGGAATGACACATGTAATCAGAGGCAAGGACCTCTATATGGAGGATTTGATGGAGGAATTCATATGGGGCAAACTGGGAATAACAGGACCGAGATTCGAACACTTCGGCCTGCTGCGCATTTCTGGCGTCAAGATAAGCAAAAGCAAGTCAATGAAAGAAATTGAGAGCGGTGAATATTCCGGATTTGACGATCCGAGGACATGGAGCCTCCAGTCTTTGCGCTCAAGGGGAATAAAGCCGGAGGCAATCAGAAATTTCATACTGAATTTCGGAATGAGTCTCAATGACATCACTGTGCCGGTGGAGTCGCTTTATTCGGAAAACAGGAAATTCCTTGAGGCAGATGCAAACAGGTACTTCTTTGCCGACACCCCAGCGAGAATTGAAATAGAGAACGCCCCGGACATAGATTACGTGGAGGTACCGCTTCATCCGGATCGGCCGGAAAAAGGCAAGAGGCGCATAGACGCGGGAAGGTATGTGTATATACCTTCCGCAGACGCGGACCGATTCAGAGGACAGGAGATAAGGCTGAAAGACTACTGCAATCTCGTTCTCAGCGGAAGGAAGGGATTATTCACCGGAAGAGATAACAAAAACATACCGAGAATACAGTGGGCACCAGTTGACGGCGCAGTTCCGTGCGAGGTTGTGATGGTGGACGGATCAAAGATAAGCGGATTTGCGGAACCATCGGTAAAGGACGTAGCTATCGACGTGCCAATCCAGTTTGAGAGGTTCGGGTTCGTGAATCTGAGAAGGAAAGGAGAGAAACTGCTCTTCTACTACACACATAACTGA
- a CDS encoding DEAD/DEAH box helicase yields the protein MTYIREGKISERLYQRNIAAAAGELSTLVVLPTGLGKTVIALLVIDNVLANSPGKILFMAPTKPLVEQHFNFLKEKLTLAEGDMALMTGEIPAGVRSRLWKTSKVIVSTPQVVENDAESGHCDLTGFSLLIYDECHRARGDYSYVRIARMHSSAGGGGLVLGITASPGSDPSSVEEICNVLGIRHIEVRTEEDPDVEQYVQDTSIRWVDIELSEELSALSGELRSMLGERIEKLKNLNALPRESQGSTKDLLTAGRELSMKLSAGMKNRALFDSMRIQSEAIKIAHSIDLAETQTVYALRKFVEKLISEADGKASKASSFIVSDEHFGIVQSMLSSIGHEHPKIFKLKEIVSRQLESVPASRIMVFTQFRDTAEIVQKELSQIPGANVVKLIGQGTRGEDRGLRQSQQKEVVSRFSSGGANVMISTSVGEEGLDITSTDMVIFYEPVPSEIRLIQRKGRTGRLSSGRVAILVTRGTKDESFYYSSKRKERMMKMALMALNEKLSGRSVGFSEREAKQKTIFEF from the coding sequence TTGACTTACATAAGAGAAGGTAAAATCAGCGAAAGGCTGTACCAGAGGAATATTGCTGCCGCCGCCGGAGAACTGTCAACACTAGTTGTTCTGCCCACCGGTCTCGGTAAAACCGTTATAGCACTGCTTGTCATTGATAATGTGCTGGCGAATTCCCCGGGAAAAATACTGTTCATGGCTCCCACGAAGCCCCTGGTGGAACAGCATTTCAACTTTCTGAAGGAAAAACTCACACTGGCTGAAGGGGACATGGCTCTGATGACCGGTGAGATTCCTGCCGGCGTCCGCAGCAGACTGTGGAAGACTTCAAAGGTAATTGTCTCCACGCCACAGGTCGTCGAGAATGACGCTGAATCCGGCCACTGTGACCTGACTGGTTTCTCCCTGCTCATTTATGACGAATGTCACAGAGCAAGAGGAGATTATTCTTATGTCAGAATCGCACGAATGCACTCTTCAGCAGGAGGCGGAGGGCTTGTTCTCGGCATAACGGCCTCTCCGGGCAGCGATCCATCCTCTGTTGAGGAGATATGCAATGTTCTCGGCATAAGACACATAGAGGTCAGAACAGAGGAGGATCCGGATGTGGAACAGTATGTACAGGACACTTCAATCAGGTGGGTTGACATTGAACTCTCTGAAGAACTCTCGGCATTATCGGGTGAACTTCGTTCGATGCTTGGAGAGAGAATTGAGAAATTGAAAAATCTCAACGCATTGCCAAGAGAGTCCCAGGGTTCTACAAAGGATCTCCTCACTGCGGGCAGGGAACTGTCAATGAAACTTTCCGCAGGGATGAAAAACAGAGCGCTATTTGATTCCATGCGTATCCAGTCGGAGGCAATCAAGATCGCGCACTCAATCGATCTCGCGGAAACGCAGACTGTATATGCACTCAGGAAATTTGTCGAGAAGCTCATTTCGGAGGCGGATGGGAAGGCATCGAAAGCCTCTTCCTTCATTGTGAGCGATGAGCATTTCGGCATAGTGCAGTCGATGCTTTCGTCAATCGGGCACGAACATCCCAAGATCTTTAAATTGAAGGAAATAGTCTCCCGTCAGCTTGAAAGTGTTCCTGCGAGCAGGATAATGGTATTCACACAGTTCAGGGACACGGCGGAAATCGTGCAGAAGGAACTCTCACAGATTCCCGGCGCGAATGTGGTGAAACTCATCGGGCAGGGGACACGAGGAGAGGACAGGGGTCTCCGTCAGAGCCAGCAGAAAGAGGTTGTTTCCAGGTTCAGCTCCGGCGGTGCCAACGTTATGATATCCACTTCAGTCGGCGAAGAGGGACTGGACATCACCTCCACTGACATGGTGATATTTTACGAGCCCGTACCATCGGAAATCAGGCTTATTCAGAGAAAAGGGAGGACTGGAAGACTGAGTTCAGGCAGGGTTGCCATACTTGTCACGAGGGGAACGAAGGATGAAAGTTTCTATTATTCCTCAAAGAGAAAGGAGAGGATGATGAAGATGGCACTGATGGCGCTGAATGAGAAATTGAGCGGCAGGAGCGTCGGCTTTTCTGAAAGAGAGGCAAAGCAGAAGACAATTTTTGAATTCTGA
- a CDS encoding ATP-dependent DNA ligase — MLYREVADFYEKVEATAKRLEITSHLADMLRKSDCSEIAFVVYLTHGRLFPDFYPDKIGMAEKMALRTLSTVCRMDQSSVESMWKESGDIGLLGEKLLLKSSSSFPGKELSVSEVHRSLVKITTATGQGSQETKISLLAELLSSSTPKEAKYILRIVVGKMRIGVAAMTLVDALASTFGTKEDRDEVEHAFNITSDIGKVAKTLCIKGTAGLKDLRLEIDVPVRSMLAERLPSLEEILEKMGGRVALDFKYDGLRMQAHIKKGKAKLFSRQLEDITEQFPEISHAVAEAFRGREGIVEGECVPVDVNTGELLPFQVVSRRRGRKHGVKEAVEEFPVTLFLFDILMADGEELLTTPYVGRRDRLKSLISESERVKLSTVQIVDNLKDAEDFFNLALQSGCEGVVAKSLAENAVYQAGARGWLWIKYKRDYKSEMIDTVDLVIVGAFAGRGRRSGTYGALLMATYDSGKDVFETVTKLGTGFDDETLFSLPKLLKDYEVASRDPGVESRMQADFWFRPGIVLEVLGAEITHSPVHTCCWNAVRQDSGLAIRFPRFTGNFRKDKSPFDATTSKEILEMYNMQMKKTRD; from the coding sequence ATGCTCTACAGAGAGGTGGCTGATTTTTACGAAAAGGTCGAAGCCACAGCAAAAAGGCTCGAAATAACATCCCATCTTGCCGACATGCTCAGGAAATCGGATTGCAGTGAAATAGCATTCGTCGTCTATCTCACGCATGGCAGGCTGTTTCCTGATTTCTATCCTGACAAGATCGGGATGGCAGAGAAGATGGCGTTGCGTACTCTCTCGACTGTATGCCGTATGGATCAATCGTCAGTGGAGAGTATGTGGAAGGAGTCGGGGGATATAGGCCTTCTAGGCGAGAAACTTCTGCTGAAATCCTCTTCATCGTTTCCCGGTAAGGAACTGAGCGTTTCTGAAGTGCACAGATCTCTGGTAAAGATCACCACGGCAACTGGCCAGGGGTCGCAGGAGACGAAGATCAGTCTGCTTGCCGAACTTCTCTCCTCATCCACTCCGAAGGAGGCGAAGTACATACTCAGGATTGTCGTTGGTAAAATGAGGATAGGCGTGGCGGCAATGACGCTTGTAGATGCGCTCGCTTCCACTTTTGGAACGAAGGAAGACAGGGACGAAGTGGAGCACGCATTCAACATAACAAGCGACATAGGCAAAGTTGCGAAGACACTCTGCATCAAAGGAACTGCCGGTCTGAAGGATCTCAGGCTCGAAATTGACGTTCCCGTTCGTTCGATGCTCGCAGAGAGGCTTCCCAGCCTGGAGGAAATACTGGAAAAGATGGGCGGGAGGGTTGCACTTGATTTCAAATACGACGGCCTGAGGATGCAGGCGCACATAAAGAAAGGAAAGGCGAAATTGTTTTCAAGGCAGCTTGAAGACATAACGGAACAGTTTCCTGAAATAAGCCACGCTGTTGCGGAGGCGTTCAGGGGAAGAGAGGGGATAGTCGAGGGTGAATGTGTTCCGGTGGACGTTAATACCGGGGAACTGCTTCCATTCCAGGTTGTTTCGAGAAGACGGGGAAGGAAACATGGTGTCAAGGAAGCGGTGGAAGAATTCCCGGTGACGCTGTTCCTTTTTGACATACTGATGGCTGACGGAGAAGAGCTGCTGACCACTCCATACGTGGGGAGAAGAGACAGACTGAAGTCGCTTATTTCAGAAAGCGAACGGGTAAAACTTTCAACTGTCCAGATTGTGGACAATCTTAAGGATGCTGAAGACTTCTTCAATCTCGCCCTCCAGTCAGGATGCGAAGGCGTAGTCGCGAAGTCGCTTGCCGAAAATGCAGTGTACCAGGCTGGAGCCAGGGGCTGGCTGTGGATCAAATACAAGAGGGACTACAAATCGGAGATGATAGATACCGTTGACCTTGTGATTGTCGGTGCTTTTGCAGGAAGAGGCAGAAGGAGTGGTACATACGGAGCCCTCCTGATGGCCACATATGACAGCGGTAAGGATGTTTTTGAAACAGTGACGAAGCTCGGAACAGGTTTCGATGATGAAACGCTGTTCTCGCTGCCGAAGTTGCTTAAGGATTATGAAGTGGCGTCAAGGGATCCTGGCGTAGAGAGCAGAATGCAGGCGGATTTCTGGTTCAGGCCCGGGATAGTTCTCGAAGTCCTGGGCGCGGAGATAACACACAGCCCGGTACATACATGCTGCTGGAATGCGGTCAGACAGGACTCAGGTCTTGCGATCAGATTTCCGAGATTCACCGGAAATTTCAGGAAGGACAAGTCGCCGTTCGACGCAACCACCAGCAAGGAGATTCTCGAAATGTATAATATGCAGATGAAGAAGACCAGAGACTGA
- a CDS encoding mechanosensitive ion channel family protein, which produces MERRIFGYAAVMTVLLLIVIFAIFLVTSVYRLIPVNFTRLVNAIFAVIIIFFIFRIITGFLYRYLRRYLDITKVHPIIFIVNIFGYFIIGVALLASLGIDVSSLILGGSLISVVIGLAAQTVLANQFAGLLIAIVRPFKIGDSITINTWQYGGAYPVLFPKYFSVDRLEITGYSGTVMNLTINYTTISMANGDQVKIPNNLVFQAAVIIRTGSISVKARYEVPKYIPFDILRQKVAEEIVKLPDYRGEAAVTVDETTLNTYILMVVAKFNGTDADLMRSNIHNLLMGIVEPQKFKSMT; this is translated from the coding sequence ATGGAAAGGAGGATCTTCGGATATGCCGCTGTTATGACGGTGCTCCTGCTGATCGTTATCTTTGCGATTTTTCTGGTAACATCGGTCTACAGGTTGATTCCTGTTAATTTTACAAGACTCGTGAACGCCATATTCGCCGTCATCATCATATTCTTCATTTTCAGGATCATAACGGGCTTTCTTTACCGCTATCTCAGGCGCTACCTTGACATCACAAAGGTTCATCCAATTATTTTCATAGTCAACATATTCGGATATTTTATCATCGGCGTGGCTCTTCTTGCCTCCCTCGGCATAGATGTATCATCACTGATACTCGGTGGCTCACTGATTTCGGTTGTCATCGGACTTGCCGCCCAGACAGTGCTCGCGAATCAGTTCGCGGGGCTGTTAATAGCCATAGTTCGACCATTCAAGATAGGAGACTCAATTACAATCAACACATGGCAGTACGGCGGGGCGTATCCGGTCCTCTTTCCGAAATATTTTTCGGTCGACAGGCTTGAGATAACCGGGTACAGCGGGACTGTAATGAACCTTACAATAAACTACACTACAATAAGCATGGCCAATGGAGATCAGGTGAAGATACCCAACAATCTGGTCTTCCAGGCAGCGGTCATCATAAGAACAGGCAGTATATCGGTGAAGGCGAGGTACGAGGTACCGAAGTACATACCGTTTGACATTTTAAGACAGAAAGTAGCTGAAGAAATAGTGAAGCTACCGGACTACAGGGGGGAGGCGGCTGTCACCGTTGACGAAACGACACTGAACACCTACATACTTATGGTCGTCGCAAAGTTCAACGGAACAGACGCCGATTTGATGCGCAGCAATATCCATAATCTGCTCATGGGGATAGTTGAACCGCAGAAGTTCAAATCCATGACATGA
- the sucD gene encoding succinate--CoA ligase subunit alpha, translating to MAILVNGETRVIVQGITGHQGSFHAKSMKEFGTEVVGGVTPGKGGSDVDGMPVFDTVMEAVSETGANASCIFVPARFAKDAVFEAINAGIALVTVITEHIPFLDALQFTSYAKLKGAVVIGPNCPGVTSPGYGKIGIMPSKIFARGDVGVISRSGTLTYEIVNALTEKGFGETTCVGIGGDPVIGSNFVDILSRFESDRETRRIVMVGEIGGTAEEEAAEFIRENVGKPVYAYIAGKSAPPGKRMGHAGAIISRGRGTAESKINALEKAGVTVARLPTEIPEIMRHSK from the coding sequence ATGGCGATACTCGTGAATGGTGAAACAAGGGTGATAGTCCAGGGGATTACCGGCCATCAGGGGAGCTTTCACGCAAAGTCGATGAAGGAATTCGGCACAGAGGTGGTTGGGGGCGTAACGCCCGGAAAGGGAGGCAGCGATGTTGATGGCATGCCTGTTTTTGACACTGTAATGGAAGCTGTTTCAGAAACAGGCGCAAATGCGAGCTGCATATTTGTGCCGGCCAGGTTTGCAAAGGATGCCGTGTTCGAAGCAATCAATGCGGGTATAGCCCTCGTGACCGTGATTACCGAGCATATCCCCTTTCTGGATGCGCTGCAGTTCACCTCCTATGCAAAGCTGAAGGGAGCAGTTGTGATTGGACCAAACTGCCCGGGCGTCACATCACCGGGCTACGGAAAGATAGGCATCATGCCGTCAAAGATTTTCGCCAGAGGCGATGTTGGCGTTATATCCAGGAGTGGAACGCTGACGTATGAAATCGTTAACGCACTGACAGAGAAAGGTTTTGGTGAAACGACATGCGTCGGCATCGGAGGAGACCCGGTCATAGGTTCCAATTTTGTGGACATTCTCTCCAGGTTTGAAAGCGACAGGGAAACAAGGCGCATTGTCATGGTTGGCGAAATTGGGGGCACAGCGGAGGAGGAAGCGGCCGAATTCATCAGGGAAAATGTTGGCAAGCCGGTCTATGCGTACATAGCAGGGAAAAGCGCGCCGCCCGGCAAGAGGATGGGACACGCGGGAGCAATTATAAGCAGGGGAAGGGGGACAGCTGAAAGCAAGATAAATGCCCTTGAAAAGGCCGGAGTCACAGTGGCAAGACTTCCAACAGAAATACCTGAAATCATGCGCCACAGCAAATGA